From the genome of Chthoniobacterales bacterium:
CCGCACCGAAGCTGCAGGCCACCATTGCCGCGCACAAGGACGTCTGCATTTTGCAGATCATTTGATCTGCAACCTATGGCGTCGCGCGCCTTCGCACAAGGCCGGTGCCGGCGGACGGGACAAGCCCGGCCGCGGAGTGGACGCGGCGTCACCAGCGGCACCGAGGAATTTTGGCAAAGGAGCCTCGGCTAAAACCGAACCTATGAAAGGCTGTAAGTAATTGATGACGAACGTCTCGCATGAATTCCGGAAAATGTGAATAACATAACCTTTTAGGATCTTTAAAAGTTGTTGTCACAAAGCAGTTTTTGGCTTGTCGGAGCCGGAAAAGTGTCCGATTTTTGCGCATCGGTTAGCCTCTTTTGTCCACCCCCGGTCAGCAAAAAGCCCTATGAAAAAAACAATTTTCGCCTGTTTGTTGGCTGGTGCCCTCTTCGTGCCGGCGCGGGCACAGACGCCGACGGCGTTTACTGGGACCTACACATGGGGATCCAACGGCAACACCAATAGCTTTTCTTACAACGGGACGGATATAGCGAACCTTACGGAGAGCGCATTTACAAAAGTTGGTATCACGACCGCAGCCAACACTGGCAATTTTCGCGCCAGCGGATTTGCGCTGGATCCTGTGTCTGGGTCGCTGACGGGCACAAACGACCCATCAAAATACTTTGAGTTCAGTTTGACTGCGGACAGCGGATTCACGCTCAGTATGTCGAACATTAACTTCGGTGTCGGCCGCAGCACCACTGGTCCACGAACTTTCGCTTGGAGTTCAAGTATCGACAGCTTTGCGACGATCATCACAAATTACACCGTCCCAACCGGCGTAACGAATAATGCGGGCGTTCTGACTATTGGTGATGCAGCCTCCACGACACTCACCAACATCGTTCTCGATCTCTCCGGAGCTTCATTTCAAAGCCTCACAAGCATTACCTTGCGTTTCTATGCCTACAATTCCGAGGCATCTGGCGGCACTGGAGGTTTGCAGGCTCCTCTCTCCTTCTCCGGGTCTTTGCTCAACACGAACCCCGTCAGCGGCGGCAATTACTGGTCTGCCGACCCGGCTGGCGGTGGCAGCGGAACTTGGATTTCCGGGGGCACGACTTGGGCAACGAACAGCGGCGGCGCTGGGTCTGGTCAAACGCAGGGCAGTGGCCCTCTCATTTTTGCCAACACTGCGGGGACCGTAACAGTCAGCGGCGGCGTCACCGTTTCTAACGGCATGACATTCCAAACAGCGGGCTATGTCGTGCAAAGCGGAACTGTCACGCTGGCAGGTGCATCGGCAGCCAACAATGCGATCACCACCGACAGTAACGTCACGACAACCATCTCTTCCGAACTTGCGGGCACGACGGGTCTGACCAAATCGGGCATGGGCACATTGATTCTTTCCGGGGTCAATACATTCTCGGGCAATGCGGTGATTGCCGCTGGCGCATTGCAGATCGCCAGCGACTCTGCATTGGGAAACGCGGCCAACGATCTCACCAACAACGGCACACTCATGACTGCCGCAAGCGTGGCTTTGGATGCCGGACGAGACATCGCTGGAAGCGGCACCTTCGACATCGCGGGTGGGACTACACTCACAGTCAACGGCAATATAAGCAACACGGCGACGACATTGAACGACACTGGCACTTTTGACTTGCAGGGACCCACCCGCAGCCTTGGCGCGCTCACTCTCACCGCTCCGGGCACGATCAACGCAGCGGGAGCGATCAATGTCACGACCTTGACCACCTCCGGTCTGACTAACGGCACTGCAACCATCAACCCCGACATCGTCTTCACTGCAGGCACAAAGACCTTGAGTGTCAGCTCGGGCGGCAACTTGGAGCTCAATGGAGCGATCTCCGGCTCCGGTGCAGTCGTGTTGTCCAAGACAGGACTTGGCACTCTCACCATAAACGGCGCTAACTCGGCAACGAACCGGATTGGTCTTGCCGGTGCCAGCATGACTTCCGGCGGAACTGTTGTTCTTGCCTCAGCGGCATCTGCAGGTTCCGGTCAAATTCAACTAAACTCCGGCACACTCAGGGGGGCGTCCGGCCTCGTCCTCACCAACGGCTTGCTTATAGCCGGCCAGACAAACGGTGCGGCAGTTCTGGCCGGAAACAATCTAGAATTCCAGGGCCAGTCTACCTTCTTCAAGGGCACAGGAACAACCGGACCCGTGGTCCTGAATGTCAACAATACGACCACGTTCTCCGGAGGTTTCGGGCTAACGGGAGGGGCCGGGTCAGGCACGGGTGTCACCATCGGCGGCAACGGCCACATGATCATAAGCGGCGTTTCCACGAACTTCAGCGACACCATCAGCCTCACCGACACGG
Proteins encoded in this window:
- a CDS encoding PEP-CTERM sorting domain-containing protein, which produces MKKTIFACLLAGALFVPARAQTPTAFTGTYTWGSNGNTNSFSYNGTDIANLTESAFTKVGITTAANTGNFRASGFALDPVSGSLTGTNDPSKYFEFSLTADSGFTLSMSNINFGVGRSTTGPRTFAWSSSIDSFATIITNYTVPTGVTNNAGVLTIGDAASTTLTNIVLDLSGASFQSLTSITLRFYAYNSEASGGTGGLQAPLSFSGSLLNTNPVSGGNYWSADPAGGGSGTWISGGTTWATNSGGAGSGQTQGSGPLIFANTAGTVTVSGGVTVSNGMTFQTAGYVVQSGTVTLAGASAANNAITTDSNVTTTISSELAGTTGLTKSGMGTLILSGVNTFSGNAVIAAGALQIASDSALGNAANDLTNNGTLMTAASVALDAGRDIAGSGTFDIAGGTTLTVNGNISNTATTLNDTGTFDLQGPTRSLGALTLTAPGTINAAGAINVTTLTTSGLTNGTATINPDIVFTAGTKTLSVSSGGNLELNGAISGSGAVVLSKTGLGTLTINGANSATNRIGLAGASMTSGGTVVLASAASAGSGQIQLNSGTLRGASGLVLTNGLLIAGQTNGAAVLAGNNLEFQGQSTFFKGTGTTGPVVLNVNNTTTFSGGFGLTGGAGSGTGVTIGGNGHMIISGVSTNFSDTISLTDTVKLTLNNATIGGGLIVGGSNILAGNGTVAGNLSFQNGGKFEFNLASPTLTVNGPSVSFVNFTIANIAGLDRTTPNGTYTLFATPFGNVQTNGLANIGAANAFDLGDGKSAYFTIGSLELNVVPEPSTYALLALSGIGFAGYVVRRRRR